From a region of the Marinomonas mediterranea MMB-1 genome:
- a CDS encoding urease subunit gamma: MELLPREKDKLLVFTAALLAERRLNRGLKLNYPEAMAYITMEIIEGARDGKTVAELMAYGKTLLSADQVMDGVADLIHEVQVEATFPDGTKLVTVHNPIN, encoded by the coding sequence ATGGAATTATTACCGAGAGAAAAAGACAAGCTGCTGGTGTTTACCGCCGCATTGTTAGCGGAACGGCGCTTAAATCGAGGTCTTAAACTGAACTACCCCGAAGCGATGGCCTACATCACTATGGAAATAATTGAAGGTGCGCGTGATGGTAAAACGGTGGCTGAATTGATGGCTTACGGTAAAACCTTGCTGAGCGCTGATCAAGTGATGGATGGGGTGGCGGACTTAATTCATGAAGTTCAGGTGGAAGCAACGTTCCCAGATGGAACCAAGCTAGTCACGGTTCATAACCCTATTAATTAG
- the urtE gene encoding urea ABC transporter ATP-binding subunit UrtE gives MISINKVNQLYGGTQILWDLDLDIVPKSITCIMGRNGVGKTTLLKAIMGLLPIQNGEITMDNEALHKQSAERRAYAGIGYVPQGRDIFPMLTVEENLRIGLPVRKSKDIPEKIFELFPVLKEMLHRRGGDLSGGQQQQLAIGRALVLEPKVLILDEPNEGIQPNIVKQIGDVILKLNVEEGLTVILVEQKLGFARRVGKEFRLMEKGRIVAADKMENLNDELIKQYLAV, from the coding sequence ATGATTTCTATTAACAAAGTAAATCAGCTGTATGGCGGCACTCAGATTTTGTGGGATCTGGATTTGGACATTGTACCAAAATCCATCACCTGCATTATGGGTCGAAATGGTGTTGGAAAGACAACGCTTCTCAAAGCCATTATGGGGTTATTACCGATTCAAAATGGCGAGATCACAATGGATAACGAGGCACTGCATAAGCAAAGTGCTGAGCGCCGAGCCTACGCAGGCATTGGTTATGTTCCCCAAGGAAGAGATATCTTCCCCATGCTTACAGTAGAAGAAAATCTTCGCATTGGCTTACCAGTGCGAAAAAGCAAAGACATTCCAGAGAAAATCTTCGAGCTATTTCCTGTATTGAAAGAAATGCTGCACAGACGTGGAGGGGACCTATCAGGTGGTCAGCAACAGCAATTGGCGATTGGCCGCGCGCTTGTATTGGAACCCAAAGTGCTGATTTTGGACGAACCAAATGAGGGCATACAGCCCAATATTGTGAAACAAATTGGAGATGTGATTCTTAAATTAAATGTAGAAGAAGGTCTTACTGTCATCTTAGTCGAGCAAAAGTTGGGCTTTGCGCGGCGCGTTGGAAAAGAGTTCCGTTTGATGGAGAAGGGCCGAATTGTGGCAGCGGACAAGATGGAAAACCTAAATGATGAGCTGATTAAGCAGTATTTGGCCGTGTAA
- a CDS encoding type II toxin-antitoxin system RelE/ParE family toxin translates to MTGLKDKKTKIRLSRRLEKVSRGLLGDVRAVGEDVFEMREHFGPGWRMYYAQVGDEIIVMLGGGDKSTQSNDIYTAPKIAKQLKEQRWR, encoded by the coding sequence CTGACCGGGTTGAAAGATAAGAAAACTAAAATTCGACTTTCACGCAGGCTAGAAAAAGTATCTCGTGGCCTACTTGGGGATGTTAGAGCCGTAGGTGAAGATGTTTTTGAAATGAGAGAGCACTTCGGTCCTGGGTGGAGAATGTATTACGCCCAAGTTGGTGATGAGATTATAGTCATGTTGGGTGGAGGAGATAAATCCACACAAAGTAATGATATTTATACTGCACCTAAGATTGCAAAACAGCTTAAAGAGCAAAGGTGGCGCTAA
- a CDS encoding urease subunit beta, giving the protein MIPGEICVAEGAIMLNEGRQTLTLRVENTGDRPVQIGSHYHFYEVNPALVFDRALTKGYRLNIASGTAVRFEPGQGREVELVEYAGSKTIYGFRGDVMGTLKTDSAYEESKS; this is encoded by the coding sequence ATGATTCCGGGTGAAATTTGCGTTGCCGAAGGCGCGATCATGCTAAATGAAGGGCGTCAGACATTAACACTTCGCGTTGAAAATACGGGAGACCGGCCGGTTCAAATCGGCTCTCATTACCATTTTTATGAAGTGAATCCTGCGTTAGTGTTTGATCGAGCACTTACGAAAGGGTATCGACTCAATATCGCGTCTGGCACGGCGGTACGTTTCGAACCGGGACAGGGGCGAGAGGTCGAGCTTGTGGAATACGCTGGCAGCAAAACCATCTACGGCTTTCGAGGCGATGTGATGGGAACGCTGAAAACGGACTCCGCTTATGAGGAGAGTAAATCATGA
- the urtB gene encoding urea ABC transporter permease subunit UrtB: MNVILTLCLLLGALMPFSSAYAATGEASAQSASPMLVELTKTKLSKMPAVLEKLEAEGGDAYLPLFRTWLAGNLYYVKSDRTLVEKVGSGKQVTYQVMFSGESRPDITKKQVKKVKVNNKLRSLLRSVIARIQLTSENPKVREGAVRELLAKLDKNLIGILETLYVEEESRDVKAMMGTALSLFAASDKSNSQSVRLSAIEDLSESLENDVRNGLTKLTNDSNEAIAAAAEKALVSINQRVERYALVDQLFFGLSLGSVLLLASIGLAITFGVMGVINMAHGEMIMLGAYTTYVVQLMMPNHIDYSIWVAIPAAFLVSGLMGVLIERLVICRLHGRPLETLLATFGISLILQQLVRTIFSPLNRQVSTPSWMSGSLEINPVLSLTLNRLYILAFALLVFMALVLLLKKSSLGLNVRAVSQNRNMAKAMGVKTEWVDAMTFGLGSGIAGIAGVALSQLTNVGPNLGQSYIIDSFMVVVFGGVGNLMGTLVAAFTLGIANKFLEPTTGAVLAAILVLVFIILFIQKRPKGLFPQKGRAAE; encoded by the coding sequence TTGAACGTTATTTTGACGCTTTGCTTGTTGTTAGGTGCTTTGATGCCCTTTAGTTCCGCTTACGCGGCGACGGGCGAAGCTTCGGCGCAGTCAGCCAGCCCTATGCTGGTCGAGCTGACCAAAACCAAACTGTCTAAGATGCCAGCCGTGCTCGAAAAGTTAGAAGCGGAAGGCGGCGATGCCTACCTTCCTCTTTTTCGCACTTGGCTTGCAGGCAATCTCTATTATGTGAAGTCTGACCGTACTTTGGTTGAAAAAGTCGGATCGGGCAAACAAGTGACTTATCAGGTTATGTTTTCAGGCGAGTCTCGGCCAGATATAACCAAAAAACAGGTCAAGAAAGTAAAAGTAAACAACAAGCTACGTAGCCTTCTGCGCAGTGTGATTGCCCGTATTCAGCTGACGTCTGAAAACCCAAAGGTTCGAGAAGGTGCGGTAAGAGAGTTACTGGCGAAGCTGGATAAAAACCTCATTGGCATACTTGAGACATTATATGTCGAGGAAGAAAGTCGCGATGTAAAAGCCATGATGGGAACGGCGCTTTCTTTATTTGCGGCATCGGATAAGTCGAACAGCCAAAGTGTTCGTCTCTCCGCGATCGAAGATTTGTCGGAGAGTTTGGAAAATGACGTTCGCAATGGGTTAACGAAGCTTACGAATGATTCTAACGAGGCGATTGCGGCAGCGGCTGAGAAAGCGCTGGTCAGTATTAATCAACGTGTCGAACGTTATGCTTTGGTGGATCAACTCTTCTTTGGTTTAAGTCTTGGGTCGGTGCTTTTACTGGCGTCGATTGGCCTTGCGATTACGTTCGGTGTGATGGGCGTTATTAACATGGCCCACGGTGAAATGATCATGCTGGGCGCTTACACGACTTACGTTGTTCAGCTCATGATGCCAAACCACATTGATTATTCGATTTGGGTGGCGATCCCAGCTGCGTTTTTAGTCTCTGGTTTAATGGGCGTGTTAATTGAGCGCTTGGTGATTTGTCGCTTGCACGGTCGGCCGTTGGAAACTTTGTTGGCGACCTTTGGTATTAGCCTGATTTTACAACAACTGGTTCGAACTATTTTCTCACCGCTTAACCGTCAGGTTTCAACGCCCAGTTGGATGAGTGGCTCGCTAGAGATCAACCCTGTTTTATCGCTGACGTTAAACCGTTTATACATTCTTGCGTTCGCACTGTTGGTGTTTATGGCACTGGTGCTGTTACTTAAGAAAAGCTCGTTAGGGCTTAATGTGCGTGCCGTTTCCCAAAACCGAAATATGGCGAAAGCTATGGGTGTGAAAACCGAATGGGTAGACGCCATGACCTTCGGATTAGGCTCAGGCATTGCAGGTATTGCAGGAGTAGCGCTTTCTCAGCTTACGAATGTTGGGCCAAATTTGGGGCAATCGTACATTATCGATTCGTTTATGGTGGTGGTGTTTGGGGGCGTTGGCAACCTGATGGGGACGCTGGTGGCGGCCTTTACCTTGGGGATTGCGAACAAATTCTTGGAACCGACTACGGGGGCTGTGCTGGCGGCGATTCTTGTGTTGGTGTTCATCATTTTATTTATTCAGAAACGTCCTAAAGGGCTGTTTCCGCAAAAAGGGAGGGCTGCAGAATGA
- the urtA gene encoding urea ABC transporter substrate-binding protein: MKIKTLASAIALSGATLIALPSMAADTIKVGVLHSLSGTMAISETTLKDTVLMMVEEQNKKGGLLGKKLEAVVVDPASNWPLFAEKTRELLTQDEVDVIFGCWTSVSRKSVLPVIEELNGLMFYPVQYEGEESSKNVFYTGAAPNQQAIPAVNYLKDELGVERWVLAGTDYVYPRTTNKILEAYLKDMGVAEEDIMINYTPFGHSDWQSIVSDINKFGSAGKKTAVVSTINGDANVPFYKELGNQGISSEDIPVVAFSVGEEELSGLDTAPLVGHLAAWNYFQSVETEENEEFITQWKAFTKNPDRVTNDPMEATFIGFNMWANAVKDAGTTDVDAVEQAMIGQETPNLTGGIAVMNKNHHLSKPVLIGEIQDDGQFETVWETDGVVAGDAWSDFLPGSKDLIADWTDPVKCGNYNTKTKACSGQNY; the protein is encoded by the coding sequence ATGAAAATCAAAACGCTTGCTTCTGCGATTGCGCTTTCTGGCGCGACGCTTATTGCGTTGCCTTCTATGGCGGCGGATACCATCAAGGTCGGTGTGTTGCACTCTTTGTCTGGCACGATGGCGATTTCTGAAACAACGCTGAAAGACACTGTTTTAATGATGGTGGAAGAGCAAAACAAAAAAGGTGGTTTGCTGGGTAAAAAGCTAGAAGCGGTGGTGGTTGACCCTGCTTCAAACTGGCCTTTGTTTGCAGAGAAAACGCGTGAACTTCTGACTCAAGACGAAGTGGATGTGATTTTCGGTTGCTGGACGTCCGTGTCTCGTAAATCCGTTTTGCCAGTAATCGAAGAGCTAAACGGCTTAATGTTCTACCCCGTTCAGTATGAAGGCGAAGAGTCCTCTAAAAACGTGTTCTACACAGGCGCTGCGCCGAACCAACAGGCGATTCCTGCTGTTAATTACCTAAAAGACGAGCTAGGGGTTGAGCGTTGGGTTCTTGCCGGTACGGATTACGTTTACCCACGTACGACGAACAAAATTCTAGAAGCCTACCTAAAAGACATGGGTGTGGCAGAAGAAGACATCATGATCAACTACACGCCATTTGGTCACTCTGATTGGCAGTCTATCGTCTCTGATATCAACAAATTTGGTAGTGCAGGTAAGAAAACAGCGGTGGTGTCGACCATCAATGGTGACGCAAACGTGCCTTTCTACAAAGAGTTAGGTAACCAAGGTATTTCTTCTGAAGACATCCCAGTTGTCGCGTTCTCTGTAGGTGAAGAAGAGTTGTCTGGTTTGGACACCGCGCCGCTTGTTGGCCATTTGGCAGCGTGGAATTACTTCCAAAGTGTTGAAACTGAAGAGAATGAAGAGTTCATCACCCAGTGGAAAGCCTTCACTAAAAACCCTGATCGTGTAACGAATGACCCAATGGAAGCGACCTTCATTGGCTTTAACATGTGGGCGAATGCAGTGAAAGACGCTGGCACGACCGACGTTGATGCCGTTGAACAAGCCATGATCGGTCAAGAAACACCAAACCTAACGGGCGGCATTGCTGTCATGAACAAAAACCATCACTTGAGCAAGCCAGTGCTTATTGGTGAGATCCAAGACGACGGTCAATTTGAAACGGTTTGGGAAACAGACGGCGTTGTCGCAGGTGATGCGTGGTCTGATTTCTTGCCGGGTTCTAAAGACTTGATTGCGGATTGGACTGACCCAGTTAAGTGTGGCAACTACAACACGAAGACTAAGGCGTGTTCTGGTCAGAACTATTAG
- a CDS encoding MmyB family transcriptional regulator, with protein MNDSYGVILKNWRKQRRYSQLQLSLEAGISSRHLSFLETGRSLPSKDTVVKLGDFLKIPKREINRMLSVSGYAPIFRDNNSQNDNEGVDMTPILLALDTLLANHMPLPAFVLNRDWDVVKANPAAEHIMAELGFANTPNLIEGFLFDDPTDSRIVNWGETASVLLSRLTYEIDLTGGSNRLVELKQALANKLQREKLSQDINYNQAALSATFQLGDRQLTYFSLVTQMGSVLDITTSEFKVELMFPSNEETRQYHDRHLNSDHKCD; from the coding sequence ATGAACGACAGCTACGGTGTGATTTTAAAAAACTGGCGTAAGCAAAGACGCTACAGCCAGCTGCAATTATCCCTAGAGGCAGGTATTTCGAGCCGGCACCTTAGCTTTCTGGAGACGGGGCGCTCGCTACCCAGTAAGGATACGGTGGTCAAACTCGGTGACTTTCTTAAGATTCCAAAACGAGAGATAAACCGAATGTTGAGTGTGTCAGGTTACGCGCCGATCTTTCGGGATAACAATAGCCAAAACGATAACGAAGGCGTCGACATGACGCCGATTCTGTTGGCGTTGGACACCCTCTTAGCGAACCATATGCCATTACCTGCGTTTGTTTTGAACCGTGATTGGGATGTGGTGAAAGCCAATCCAGCGGCCGAGCACATTATGGCTGAACTGGGGTTCGCTAACACACCGAATTTAATCGAAGGTTTTTTATTCGATGACCCGACCGACTCTCGTATCGTTAATTGGGGTGAAACCGCTTCCGTACTGCTTAGCCGATTAACCTATGAAATCGATCTAACAGGTGGTTCCAATCGTTTAGTAGAGCTGAAGCAAGCTTTGGCAAATAAGCTTCAAAGAGAGAAGCTGTCTCAGGATATCAATTACAATCAAGCGGCTTTGAGTGCCACCTTTCAACTGGGTGATCGGCAACTGACGTATTTTTCGCTTGTCACCCAAATGGGGTCCGTTTTGGACATTACGACCAGTGAATTCAAAGTTGAATTGATGTTTCCGTCGAATGAAGAAACTCGGCAATATCACGACCGACACTTAAATTCAGATCATAAATGCGACTAA
- the urtD gene encoding urea ABC transporter ATP-binding protein UrtD, translated as MSAFDQPLQGLRDTFRRDQVWPFLTPEQAKVDVANQMILYVEDLNLSFDGFKALNNLNLYVRDGELRCLIGANGAGKTTLMDVITGKTQCDSGTVYFGQNHNLLTKDEADIAQLGIGRKFQKPTVFEAQTVFDNLELSLKTDKRVLPTLLSRLSSSDIERINDVLAIIGLYGQRFMKAGALSHGQKQWLEIGMLLVSDPRLLLIDEPVAGMTAQETERTAELLTSLAGDRTVIVVEHDMEFVRSIARTVTVLHQGSVLAEGTMDQIQSNKDVIEVYLGEEADA; from the coding sequence ATGAGTGCGTTTGATCAACCTTTACAAGGGCTTCGCGATACCTTTCGTCGTGATCAAGTGTGGCCCTTTTTAACACCAGAGCAAGCGAAGGTCGACGTTGCGAATCAAATGATTCTCTATGTCGAAGATCTCAATCTGAGTTTTGATGGTTTTAAAGCTCTTAACAATCTGAATCTCTATGTACGAGACGGTGAGCTTCGCTGCCTGATTGGCGCAAACGGCGCAGGAAAGACGACCTTGATGGATGTGATTACCGGCAAGACGCAGTGCGATTCTGGGACGGTCTATTTTGGTCAAAATCATAATCTGTTAACGAAAGACGAAGCGGACATTGCGCAGCTTGGCATTGGACGAAAATTTCAAAAACCGACGGTCTTTGAGGCGCAGACAGTATTCGATAATCTCGAATTGTCTCTCAAAACGGATAAGCGCGTATTGCCGACATTGCTTTCCCGTTTGTCGTCTTCAGATATCGAGCGCATTAATGATGTGCTGGCGATTATTGGTTTATATGGGCAGCGTTTTATGAAAGCGGGCGCCTTGTCTCATGGACAGAAGCAATGGCTGGAGATCGGTATGTTGCTGGTTTCCGATCCAAGGTTGTTGTTAATCGATGAGCCTGTTGCGGGCATGACAGCTCAGGAAACAGAACGTACCGCTGAGCTGCTGACCTCGCTTGCGGGTGATCGTACTGTGATCGTGGTGGAGCACGATATGGAATTTGTTCGCAGTATTGCCCGTACTGTGACGGTGCTGCATCAGGGCTCCGTTTTAGCCGAAGGCACAATGGATCAAATCCAAAGTAACAAAGACGTGATCGAAGTCTATTTAGGGGAAGAGGCAGACGCATGA
- a CDS encoding urease accessory protein UreD, whose amino-acid sequence MSLLAEPMVSNAGERTLASQWKAYLEIGFDKTARGTVLKTCDHKGPLYVQKPFYPEGKEAAHVYLLHPPGGLVSGDELVIESKQSTDTHVLITTPGAGRVYKARPDKTLQRQTTFLNVAKGAAMEWLPQETILYPDANTKLTNHIDLQGSARFIGWEITCFGLPANQKDFNEGKADQRIQINVDGRIRLRERLLIDKQSLDLMSGQAGLQANPVNGVLIAGPFTEQSEANDALVDALKQACRDMDGVSGATLVGEFVVIRSLNSDSERMKNLFIQCWRLIRPALLGKAACEPRIWST is encoded by the coding sequence ATGAGTCTATTGGCAGAGCCGATGGTAAGCAACGCGGGTGAGAGAACCCTAGCGAGTCAATGGAAAGCCTATCTTGAGATAGGTTTCGACAAAACGGCACGTGGCACGGTGTTAAAAACCTGTGATCACAAAGGCCCTTTGTATGTACAAAAGCCGTTTTACCCAGAAGGGAAAGAAGCCGCCCACGTTTATCTTTTGCATCCGCCCGGTGGCCTTGTGTCGGGTGATGAGTTGGTGATCGAATCGAAACAATCCACAGACACCCATGTACTGATTACCACCCCCGGAGCGGGACGAGTTTATAAGGCACGCCCTGATAAAACCTTGCAGCGCCAAACCACTTTTTTAAACGTTGCGAAAGGGGCGGCGATGGAGTGGTTACCTCAGGAAACCATTCTTTATCCAGATGCCAATACGAAATTGACGAACCACATCGACTTACAGGGCTCCGCCCGTTTTATTGGCTGGGAAATAACGTGTTTTGGGTTGCCAGCAAATCAAAAAGATTTCAACGAGGGAAAAGCCGATCAACGCATTCAAATTAATGTAGATGGTCGAATTCGACTTAGGGAAAGATTACTTATCGATAAGCAAAGCCTTGACCTAATGTCAGGGCAAGCGGGTCTTCAGGCCAACCCAGTGAACGGCGTTTTGATTGCAGGGCCATTTACCGAGCAGAGTGAAGCGAATGACGCGCTTGTGGATGCGTTAAAGCAAGCTTGTCGTGATATGGATGGCGTGTCTGGTGCGACGTTGGTGGGCGAGTTTGTCGTGATCCGAAGCCTCAATTCCGACAGTGAGAGAATGAAGAACCTGTTTATTCAATGTTGGCGACTAATCCGCCCCGCTTTGCTGGGGAAGGCGGCGTGTGAGCCGAGGATTTGGTCGACTTAG
- a CDS encoding addiction module antidote protein → MQLKNFDMAEQLRDDEDIAEYLSQVLEEGDTDELIHALGHVAKAKGMTQVAKDSGLGRESLYKALRVGSKPQFSTVVKVLKALNFDLQAVAHKG, encoded by the coding sequence ATGCAACTAAAAAATTTTGATATGGCAGAACAACTTAGAGACGATGAGGACATTGCTGAATACCTTTCTCAGGTGTTGGAAGAAGGTGATACTGATGAGCTTATTCATGCTTTAGGCCACGTTGCTAAAGCGAAGGGAATGACGCAGGTCGCTAAAGACTCGGGACTTGGTCGTGAAAGCCTCTATAAGGCGCTTAGAGTGGGTTCCAAACCGCAGTTTTCCACCGTCGTAAAAGTATTGAAAGCTCTAAACTTTGATTTACAAGCGGTTGCTCACAAGGGGTAA
- a CDS encoding LysE family translocator — MSYSNHLQLGFGVLLQSSPTWFLYAKVVGGSYLIYIGLKSLLSKKNSSFHIDNNGASVKKNTAFSIFLEAFLVSASNPKTVIFLSAFLPQFIDVNHSANEQFLIMFLTICLIVTVVHIGYSIGIHHIKKYFSEKKFNSYLSKITSSVFVLMGIAVLSSNKS, encoded by the coding sequence GTGTCTTACTCCAATCATCTCCAACTTGGTTTTGGTGTCTTACTCCAATCATCTCCAACTTGGTTTTTATATGCGAAAGTGGTTGGCGGAAGCTATCTTATTTATATTGGATTAAAGAGCTTACTCTCTAAGAAAAACTCGTCATTTCATATAGATAATAATGGCGCTTCTGTGAAGAAAAATACTGCTTTTTCTATTTTTCTTGAGGCGTTTTTAGTATCGGCTAGCAACCCGAAAACCGTTATCTTCCTATCCGCATTTTTGCCTCAGTTTATCGATGTTAACCATTCCGCGAATGAGCAATTTTTGATTATGTTTCTCACGATATGTTTGATCGTAACGGTTGTGCATATAGGCTACTCGATTGGTATCCATCATATAAAAAAGTACTTTTCCGAAAAGAAATTCAATTCATATCTCTCCAAAATCACCTCAAGTGTCTTTGTCTTAATGGGAATAGCCGTCCTAAGTAGCAATAAAAGCTAG
- the urtC gene encoding urea ABC transporter permease subunit UrtC → MTKLLDWFSAGRTSGKYTLPFVVILLSITVLASAANLLLPQDSALYVSTYSITLLGKYLCYAMLALAVDIIWGYCGILSLGHGAFFALGGYAMGMYLMRQIGDRGVYSNPLLPDFMVFLDWKELPWFWLGMDQFWFAMLMAVIVPGLLAFVFGWLAFRSRVTGVYLSIMTQALTYALLLAFFRNEMGFGGNNGLTDFKEILGFDLQADATRVSLFLITAILLAGIFVLSQRILSSRLGKVTLAVRDAEARTRFIGYRTERYKVWLFVYSAVIAGIAGALYVPQVGIINPGEFSPINSIEIVIWVAVGGRGTLIGAIIGALLVNYAKTRFTAIMPDGWLFALGAMFVLVTLYLPKGLVGLYGQLTSKRGAKAKQEATS, encoded by the coding sequence ATGACAAAGCTTCTAGACTGGTTTTCGGCAGGGCGTACCTCTGGAAAATACACCTTACCGTTTGTGGTGATCTTGTTGAGCATCACGGTATTGGCATCAGCGGCGAACCTGTTGCTACCGCAAGATTCTGCACTTTATGTCAGCACATACAGTATTACGTTGCTGGGCAAGTACCTGTGTTATGCCATGTTGGCGTTGGCTGTGGATATTATCTGGGGTTATTGCGGGATATTGAGCTTGGGGCACGGTGCGTTCTTTGCGTTGGGCGGTTATGCCATGGGTATGTATCTGATGCGCCAAATCGGCGACCGTGGTGTGTATAGTAATCCGCTTTTGCCTGACTTTATGGTGTTTCTTGATTGGAAAGAATTGCCTTGGTTTTGGTTAGGCATGGATCAGTTCTGGTTTGCCATGCTGATGGCCGTGATTGTTCCCGGTTTACTGGCGTTTGTGTTTGGCTGGTTGGCGTTTCGTTCTCGTGTCACTGGAGTGTATTTATCCATTATGACGCAAGCGCTGACTTATGCGCTCTTGCTGGCCTTTTTCCGTAATGAGATGGGTTTTGGAGGCAACAACGGCTTAACAGACTTTAAAGAAATCTTAGGGTTTGATCTGCAAGCGGATGCAACACGCGTCTCTCTCTTTTTGATCACGGCGATTCTGCTTGCTGGTATATTTGTCTTGAGCCAACGTATTTTATCGTCTCGACTTGGCAAGGTGACGCTCGCCGTACGAGATGCCGAAGCGCGCACGCGCTTTATCGGTTATCGCACCGAGCGCTATAAGGTTTGGTTGTTTGTCTACTCCGCTGTCATAGCGGGTATTGCAGGGGCACTGTATGTGCCGCAAGTCGGCATTATTAATCCAGGCGAGTTTTCCCCCATTAATTCCATCGAGATTGTGATTTGGGTGGCGGTCGGCGGTCGTGGAACGCTCATTGGTGCGATTATTGGTGCGTTACTCGTGAACTACGCGAAAACTCGATTTACCGCGATTATGCCTGACGGTTGGCTATTTGCATTGGGGGCGATGTTTGTACTTGTGACTCTCTACCTACCGAAAGGTTTGGTGGGTTTGTATGGGCAATTGACATCAAAACGTGGAGCGAAAGCCAAACAGGAGGCAACGTCATGA